In Bacillus cereus ATCC 14579, a single window of DNA contains:
- a CDS encoding YitT family protein, translating to MTSKLKMRNIIFILIGSAIFSFGIVNINIENHLAEGGFTGITLLLYFLFKFDPSYSNLILNIPIFFIGWRLLGRTTFLYTLIGTFSVSLFLWIFQRYEVLNLHLNLQNDMTLAALFAGAFIGIGLGIIFKYGGTTGGVDIIARLAHKYVGWSMGKTMFMFDAVVIVVSILTYLSYREGMYTLVAVFIGAKVIDFMQEGAYAAKGATIISEKNDEIAAKILSEMERGATFLKAVGSYTKVERNVLYCVVAKNEIVKLKNIITSVDPHAFVAVSDVHDVVGEGFTLDENKNPLHN from the coding sequence ATGACATCAAAATTGAAGATGCGAAATATTATTTTTATTTTAATTGGTTCCGCTATATTTTCTTTCGGTATTGTCAATATCAATATTGAAAACCACCTTGCAGAGGGTGGGTTTACTGGTATTACACTATTATTGTATTTTTTATTTAAGTTTGATCCTTCCTACTCAAACTTAATTTTAAATATCCCTATATTTTTTATTGGCTGGAGGTTACTTGGCAGAACGACATTTTTATATACATTAATTGGAACCTTTAGCGTATCTTTATTTCTATGGATTTTCCAGCGTTACGAAGTACTCAACTTACATTTAAACTTGCAAAATGATATGACACTCGCAGCTTTATTCGCCGGGGCATTTATCGGTATCGGCCTTGGAATAATATTTAAATATGGCGGGACTACTGGCGGTGTAGATATTATCGCACGACTAGCGCACAAATATGTTGGCTGGAGTATGGGGAAAACAATGTTTATGTTTGATGCTGTCGTTATCGTCGTCTCTATTCTTACCTATTTATCATACCGTGAGGGCATGTATACGCTAGTTGCTGTTTTTATCGGTGCTAAAGTCATTGATTTTATGCAAGAAGGAGCTTATGCTGCCAAAGGAGCGACTATTATCTCAGAGAAAAACGATGAAATTGCTGCCAAAATTTTATCTGAAATGGAGCGCGGAGCAACCTTTTTAAAAGCTGTTGGATCGTATACAAAAGTGGAACGTAATGTATTGTATTGCGTTGTTGCTAAAAATGAAATCGTGAAATTAAAGAATATCATTACTTCTGTAGATCCTCATGCTTTTGTCGCTGTAAGTGATGTACATGATGTAGTTGGTGAAGGGTTTACGTTAGATGAAAATAAAAACCCTTTACATAATTAA
- a CDS encoding nucleotide pyrophosphohydrolase, translating into MEAKTMKDMQKEVDAYIGQFKEGYFSPLAMMARLTEEMGELAREVNHYYGEKPKKTTEKERSIEEELGDVLFVMICMANSLNIDLETAHNIVMNKFNTRDKDRWTRIDEGEKE; encoded by the coding sequence ATGGAAGCAAAAACGATGAAAGATATGCAGAAAGAAGTAGATGCATATATTGGTCAGTTTAAAGAAGGTTATTTCAGTCCGCTTGCAATGATGGCTCGTTTAACGGAAGAAATGGGAGAGCTTGCAAGAGAGGTAAATCATTATTATGGTGAGAAACCGAAGAAAACAACTGAAAAAGAAAGAAGTATTGAAGAAGAGCTTGGAGATGTATTATTTGTTATGATTTGTATGGCAAATAGTTTAAATATTGATTTAGAGACAGCACATAACATTGTAATGAATAAATTTAATACACGTGATAAAGATCGCTGGACACGTATTGATGAGGGAGAGAAAGAATAA
- the dapB gene encoding dihydrodipicolinate reductase, with translation MKEIKVIIAGPRGRMGHEAVLLMERTEHFNLVAAVDYKHGGEKISDLPGMPALHAPIYADLHTCLDEVEADVLLDLTTPEVGKQHVTLAVERGLRSVIGTTGFTEEELTRLTENAKEKAVGTIIAPNFAIGAVLMMKFSQMAAKYFQDVEVIELHHDQKLDAPSGTAVKTVELIRQNRESKQQGHPNEVEQLAGARGANVDGIHIHSVRLPGLIAHQEVMFGGDGQMLTVRHDSFNRASFMSGVKLSIETVMNLDHLVYGLENIID, from the coding sequence ATGAAAGAAATTAAAGTAATTATCGCCGGACCAAGAGGACGTATGGGACATGAAGCAGTCCTTCTTATGGAAAGAACGGAACATTTTAATTTAGTAGCAGCAGTGGATTATAAGCATGGTGGTGAGAAGATTTCTGATTTACCTGGCATGCCAGCATTACATGCGCCGATTTACGCTGATTTACATACTTGTTTAGATGAAGTAGAAGCAGATGTGTTGTTAGATTTAACAACACCAGAAGTGGGGAAACAACACGTTACACTTGCAGTTGAGCGTGGACTTCGTTCGGTTATTGGTACAACTGGATTTACAGAAGAAGAATTGACACGTTTAACAGAGAATGCAAAAGAAAAAGCAGTAGGAACAATTATTGCTCCAAACTTTGCAATTGGTGCAGTTCTTATGATGAAATTCTCACAAATGGCAGCGAAATATTTCCAAGATGTTGAGGTAATTGAATTACATCATGATCAAAAATTAGACGCACCATCTGGTACAGCTGTAAAAACGGTAGAGTTAATTCGCCAAAATCGTGAATCAAAGCAGCAAGGTCATCCAAATGAAGTAGAGCAACTAGCAGGTGCACGAGGTGCAAATGTAGACGGTATTCACATTCATAGTGTACGTTTGCCAGGGCTTATTGCACACCAAGAAGTAATGTTTGGTGGAGATGGACAAATGTTAACAGTTCGTCATGATTCATTCAATCGTGCATCATTTATGTCAGGTGTAAAACTATCAATTGAGACAGTAATGAACCTTGATCATCTTGTGTACGGTTTAGAAAATATTATCGACTAA
- the mgsA gene encoding methylglyoxal synthase, protein MKIALIAHDKKKNDMVSFAYAYKPIFEQHELFATGTTGLRIMEATGLVITRYQSGPLGGDQEIGAMIAKNDLDMVIFFRDPLTAQPHEPDVNALLRLCDVYAIPLATNMASAEMLMHALERGDLDYRKLRK, encoded by the coding sequence ATGAAAATTGCCTTAATCGCACATGACAAAAAGAAAAATGATATGGTTTCGTTTGCATACGCATATAAACCAATTTTTGAACAACATGAATTATTTGCAACAGGAACGACAGGGCTTCGCATTATGGAAGCGACTGGATTAGTTATAACAAGATATCAATCTGGCCCTCTTGGTGGAGATCAAGAAATTGGTGCAATGATTGCAAAGAACGATTTAGATATGGTGATTTTCTTCCGCGATCCATTAACAGCACAGCCGCATGAACCGGATGTGAATGCATTACTTCGTTTATGTGATGTATATGCGATTCCACTTGCAACGAATATGGCAAGTGCTGAAATGTTAATGCACGCATTAGAGCGAGGAGATTTAGATTATCGTAAGTTAAGAAAATGA
- the bshB1 gene encoding bacillithiol biosynthesis deacetylase BshB1: protein MSGLHILAFGAHADDVEIGMAGTIAKYTKQGYEVGICDLTEADLSSNGTIELRKEEAKVAARIMGVKTRLNLAMPDRGLYMKEEYIREIVKVIRTYKPKLVFAPYYEDRHPDHANCAKLVEEAIFSAGIRKYMPELSPHRVESFYNYMINGFHKPNFCIDISEYLSIKVEALEAYESQFSTGSDGVKTPLTEGYVETVIAREKMFGKEVGVLYAEGFMSKKPVLLHADLLGGCK, encoded by the coding sequence ATGAGTGGATTACATATATTAGCGTTTGGTGCTCATGCCGATGATGTTGAAATCGGCATGGCTGGTACCATCGCTAAATATACAAAGCAAGGGTATGAAGTAGGTATTTGTGATTTAACAGAAGCTGATCTTTCTTCAAATGGAACGATAGAGTTGAGAAAAGAAGAAGCGAAGGTCGCAGCTCGTATAATGGGAGTAAAAACGAGGCTGAATTTAGCGATGCCAGACCGTGGTTTGTATATGAAAGAAGAGTATATACGTGAAATTGTCAAGGTGATCCGTACATATAAACCAAAACTAGTTTTTGCGCCGTACTATGAAGATCGCCATCCAGATCATGCAAATTGTGCAAAGCTTGTGGAAGAGGCTATTTTTTCAGCAGGAATCCGTAAATATATGCCGGAACTTTCACCACATCGTGTGGAGTCTTTTTATAATTATATGATTAATGGTTTTCATAAACCGAATTTTTGTATAGATATAAGTGAGTACCTCTCTATAAAGGTGGAAGCATTAGAAGCGTATGAAAGTCAGTTTTCAACAGGGAGTGATGGTGTTAAGACACCGTTAACAGAAGGTTACGTTGAAACTGTGATTGCTCGTGAGAAGATGTTTGGAAAAGAAGTTGGAGTCTTGTATGCCGAGGGATTTATGAGTAAGAAACCGGTTTTATTACATGCTGATTTATTAGGGGGATGTAAATGA
- the bshA gene encoding N-acetyl-alpha-D-glucosaminyl L-malate synthase BshA — protein MKLKIGITCYPSVGGSGVVGTELGKQLAERGHEIHFITSGLPFRLNKVYPNIYFHEVTVNQYSVFQYPPYDLALASKMAEVAQRENLDILHVHYAIPHAICAYLAKQMIGERIKIVTTLHGTDITVLGSDPSLNNLIRFGIEQSDVVTAVSHSLINETHELVKPSKEIQTVYNFIDERVYFKRNMSQLKKEYGISESEKVLIHISNFRKVKRVQDVVQAFAKIVKEVDAKLLLVGDGPEFCTILQIVKNLHIEDRVLFLGKQDNVAELLAMSDLMLLLSEKESFGLVLLEAMACGVPCIGTRVGGIPEVIQHGETGYLCEVGDTTGVANQAIQLLKDEELHRNMGERARESVYEQFRSEKIVSQYETIYYDVLRDDKNGKI, from the coding sequence ATGAAATTAAAAATAGGTATTACATGTTATCCTTCTGTAGGTGGTTCTGGAGTTGTTGGAACAGAATTAGGAAAGCAATTGGCGGAACGTGGGCATGAAATTCACTTTATTACATCGGGTTTACCATTCCGGTTAAATAAAGTATATCCAAACATTTATTTTCATGAAGTGACGGTAAATCAATACTCTGTATTTCAATATCCACCATACGATTTAGCGTTAGCAAGTAAAATGGCCGAGGTTGCACAAAGAGAAAACTTAGACATTTTACATGTGCATTACGCAATACCACATGCAATTTGTGCATATTTAGCAAAACAAATGATCGGAGAGCGTATTAAAATTGTTACAACCTTACATGGAACAGATATTACTGTGTTAGGTTCCGACCCTTCGTTAAATAATTTAATTCGTTTTGGTATTGAGCAATCGGATGTTGTTACTGCTGTCTCGCATTCATTAATTAACGAAACACATGAGCTTGTAAAACCAAGTAAAGAAATTCAAACGGTATATAACTTTATAGACGAACGTGTATATTTCAAGCGTAATATGTCTCAATTAAAGAAAGAATATGGTATAAGTGAGAGTGAAAAAGTACTTATTCATATTTCGAATTTCCGTAAAGTGAAACGTGTGCAGGATGTTGTTCAGGCATTTGCTAAAATTGTTAAAGAAGTAGACGCGAAGTTGCTTCTTGTTGGAGACGGACCAGAATTCTGTACGATTTTACAGATAGTGAAGAATTTACATATTGAAGATCGCGTTTTATTCCTAGGGAAGCAAGATAATGTTGCAGAACTACTTGCGATGAGTGATTTAATGTTGCTTCTATCAGAGAAGGAAAGTTTTGGTCTTGTTTTATTAGAAGCAATGGCGTGTGGTGTACCTTGTATCGGAACACGGGTTGGAGGTATTCCAGAGGTTATTCAACACGGGGAAACAGGATATTTATGTGAAGTTGGCGATACAACAGGAGTGGCAAATCAAGCTATTCAGCTATTAAAGGACGAGGAACTTCACCGTAATATGGGAGAACGAGCAAGAGAAAGTGTTTATGAGCAATTTCGCTCAGAAAAAATTGTTTCACAATATGAAACGATTTACTATGACGTACTAAGGGATGACAAAAATGGAAAGATTTAA
- a CDS encoding CCA tRNA nucleotidyltransferase, protein MERFKKASSIIETLKQQGHEAYFVGGSVRDLIIDRPIGDIDIATSALPEEVMAIFPRNVPVGLEHGTVIVVENGEPYEVTTFRTESEYEDFRRPSSVQFVRSLEEDLKRRDFTMNAIAMTEEGKMVDLFAGQEAIQQREIVTVGNAADRFQEDALRMMRGIRFVSTLGFSLEMKTKQAIETYGHLLEHIAIERITVEFEKLLTGTYCVKGLKELVETKLFSHLPYLQMSEERLLKATQYKWDSFETDIEAWAFFLYCIGEEHPSVFLRQWKFSNKKIKDIVAVLLTIRTRKEKDWDTVLLYKTGIHIAEMAERVYEAMIERYDPTSVERVQSMFHALPIQERQEMNVTGNDLLNWANKKPGPWVAEMLQKIEEAIVQGNVVNEKERIREWLQGCNLL, encoded by the coding sequence ATGGAAAGATTTAAAAAAGCTAGTTCTATTATTGAGACATTAAAGCAACAAGGACATGAGGCTTACTTTGTTGGTGGGAGCGTACGAGATCTTATTATCGATAGGCCGATTGGAGATATTGATATTGCGACATCTGCTCTACCAGAAGAAGTGATGGCTATATTCCCAAGAAATGTTCCTGTTGGTCTTGAGCATGGAACTGTAATTGTTGTAGAAAATGGTGAGCCCTATGAGGTAACTACTTTTCGAACAGAAAGCGAATATGAAGATTTTCGAAGACCTAGTAGTGTTCAATTTGTTCGTTCATTAGAAGAGGATTTAAAACGTCGTGATTTCACGATGAATGCAATTGCTATGACAGAAGAAGGCAAAATGGTCGATTTATTTGCTGGACAGGAAGCCATTCAACAGAGAGAAATTGTGACAGTTGGAAATGCTGCGGATCGTTTTCAAGAAGATGCCCTGCGAATGATGCGTGGTATTCGGTTTGTAAGCACGTTAGGTTTTTCATTAGAAATGAAAACGAAGCAAGCGATTGAAACGTATGGGCATTTGCTAGAACATATAGCAATTGAGCGTATTACAGTAGAGTTTGAGAAACTGTTAACTGGTACATATTGTGTGAAAGGTCTCAAAGAATTAGTAGAGACGAAGCTATTTTCTCATTTGCCATATTTACAAATGTCAGAAGAGAGACTGTTAAAAGCTACGCAGTATAAATGGGATTCTTTCGAAACGGATATTGAGGCGTGGGCATTTTTCTTATATTGTATCGGGGAAGAACATCCATCTGTCTTTTTACGTCAATGGAAGTTTTCGAATAAAAAAATAAAAGATATTGTTGCAGTTTTATTGACAATCCGTACTAGAAAGGAGAAGGATTGGGATACAGTCCTTCTTTATAAAACGGGAATTCATATCGCTGAAATGGCAGAGAGAGTATATGAAGCGATGATTGAACGCTATGACCCTACATCTGTTGAACGAGTACAATCAATGTTTCATGCATTGCCAATCCAGGAGCGTCAAGAAATGAATGTGACTGGTAATGATTTATTAAACTGGGCAAACAAAAAGCCTGGTCCGTGGGTTGCTGAGATGCTTCAGAAAATCGAAGAAGCAATCGTACAAGGAAACGTAGTTAATGAGAAAGAGCGTATAAGGGAGTGGCTACAAGGATGCAATCTACTATAA
- a CDS encoding biotin--[acetyl-CoA-carboxylase] ligase, whose amino-acid sequence MQSTIRKQLLQVFSEADGEFVSGQTISDKLGCSRTAVWKHMEDLRSEGYELEAVRRLGYRIASKPDKVTANEIQLGLQTKRIGRTVYFEETVESTQHIAAKLAYEGAEEGTVVVAEEQTAGRGRLSRKWHSPKGTGIWMSIILRPSIPVHHAPQLTLLAAVSVAQAIEKCTGVNVGIKWPNDILIQGKKAVGILTEMQADLDKINAVIMGIGINANQKQEHFDEEIQHIATSLAIESGKPIVRAELMQQIYLQLEKLYEEYLQNGFSVIKILWESYAVSIGKEITARTMRETITGLAKGITEDGVLLLEDHEGKVHHIHSADIEIK is encoded by the coding sequence ATGCAATCTACTATAAGAAAGCAGTTATTGCAAGTTTTTTCTGAAGCGGATGGCGAGTTTGTATCCGGCCAAACAATTAGTGATAAACTTGGTTGTTCAAGGACTGCTGTGTGGAAACATATGGAGGATCTGCGGAGTGAGGGATATGAACTTGAAGCTGTGCGTCGATTAGGTTACCGAATTGCAAGTAAGCCAGACAAAGTGACCGCTAATGAAATTCAGTTAGGGCTACAAACGAAGCGGATTGGTAGAACAGTGTATTTTGAAGAAACTGTTGAATCAACGCAGCACATTGCAGCAAAACTTGCTTATGAAGGTGCAGAAGAAGGAACAGTCGTTGTAGCAGAAGAACAAACAGCGGGAAGAGGTCGTTTAAGCAGAAAATGGCATTCACCAAAAGGAACAGGGATTTGGATGAGTATTATTTTACGCCCATCAATCCCAGTTCATCATGCACCGCAACTTACTTTGTTAGCGGCCGTTAGTGTTGCACAGGCAATTGAAAAATGCACGGGTGTAAACGTAGGAATAAAATGGCCAAATGATATTTTAATTCAAGGTAAAAAGGCTGTAGGTATATTAACAGAAATGCAAGCGGATCTTGATAAAATTAATGCTGTCATTATGGGCATCGGTATTAATGCGAATCAAAAGCAAGAACATTTTGATGAAGAAATTCAGCACATTGCTACTTCATTAGCGATTGAATCAGGTAAGCCGATTGTTCGTGCAGAACTTATGCAACAAATCTATTTACAACTAGAAAAATTATATGAAGAGTATTTACAAAATGGTTTCTCTGTCATTAAAATTCTTTGGGAAAGTTACGCTGTGAGCATCGGGAAAGAAATTACCGCTCGAACGATGAGAGAGACAATTACGGGGTTAGCAAAAGGAATCACAGAGGATGGTGTATTACTTCTGGAGGATCATGAGGGGAAAGTACATCATATTCATTCTGCAGATATTGAAATTAAGTAA
- a CDS encoding cupredoxin domain-containing protein, with the protein MSMNRWLFRFSSLLVMIVWWMSLGSSHVFASVTVVTPPTDLTKVIEVELNDDYFNPNVITIPLAGSTTLLLKNKGKNEHTFTVKKLGIDVVIESGKEKNITVKPKNTGTYELICRYHLLKGMAGKVIVK; encoded by the coding sequence ATGTCTATGAACAGGTGGTTATTTCGATTCAGCAGTTTGCTTGTAATGATTGTATGGTGGATGTCTTTAGGATCCTCCCATGTATTTGCCTCAGTTACTGTCGTAACACCCCCCACCGATTTAACGAAAGTGATTGAGGTTGAACTAAATGATGATTACTTTAATCCAAATGTTATCACGATTCCGCTTGCAGGATCAACAACATTACTATTGAAAAATAAAGGTAAAAACGAGCACACCTTTACAGTGAAAAAACTCGGCATTGACGTCGTAATCGAGTCAGGAAAAGAAAAGAATATTACCGTGAAACCTAAAAATACTGGTACATATGAATTAATATGTCGATACCATCTTCTTAAAGGAATGGCAGGCAAAGTAATCGTCAAATAA
- the panB gene encoding 3-methyl-2-oxobutanoate hydroxymethyltransferase, producing the protein MKTKTDFLKMKEQGEPITMLTAYDYPSAKLAEEAEVDMILVGDSLGMVVLGYDSTVPVTVEDMIHHTKAVRRGAKETFIVTDMPFMSYHVSLQETMVNARRIVQESGAHALKVEGAGEVISTIQYLTNAGIPVVAHLGLTPQSVGVLGGYKVQGKDAESAKKLIEDAKKCEEAGAIALVLECVPMQLAELISEQLTIPTIGIGAGQKVDGQVLVYHDLISYGVNRVPKFVKQYTSVQEEIVRGISQYVTEVKTRQFPEEKHSFTMKEEECLSLYGGKQ; encoded by the coding sequence TTGAAAACAAAAACAGATTTTTTGAAGATGAAAGAGCAAGGTGAGCCGATTACAATGCTAACGGCGTATGATTATCCATCTGCTAAATTAGCAGAAGAAGCTGAAGTTGATATGATTCTAGTTGGAGATTCTCTTGGAATGGTTGTACTCGGATACGATTCAACAGTACCTGTAACAGTAGAGGATATGATTCATCATACGAAAGCTGTACGCCGTGGAGCGAAAGAGACGTTTATTGTAACTGATATGCCATTTATGTCGTATCACGTATCATTACAAGAAACGATGGTGAATGCACGTCGCATCGTTCAAGAGAGCGGGGCACACGCACTGAAGGTAGAAGGTGCTGGAGAAGTTATATCGACGATTCAATATTTGACGAACGCAGGAATTCCTGTTGTAGCGCATTTAGGTTTAACCCCTCAATCGGTAGGAGTGTTGGGTGGATATAAAGTGCAAGGAAAAGATGCGGAGAGTGCAAAAAAATTAATAGAAGATGCAAAGAAATGTGAAGAAGCTGGTGCAATAGCGCTTGTGTTAGAATGTGTACCAATGCAGTTAGCAGAACTTATTTCAGAGCAACTAACAATACCAACAATTGGGATTGGTGCAGGACAAAAAGTAGATGGACAAGTGCTTGTTTATCATGATCTTATCTCATACGGCGTAAATCGTGTTCCGAAATTTGTGAAGCAATATACGTCTGTTCAAGAGGAGATTGTGCGTGGGATTTCACAATATGTTACTGAAGTAAAGACAAGGCAATTTCCTGAAGAAAAACATTCGTTCACAATGAAAGAGGAAGAATGCTTATCGTTATACGGAGGAAAACAATAA
- the panC gene encoding pantoate--beta-alanine ligase, which translates to MKIVTTVQDMQQITSELRASGKSIGFVPTMGYLHEGHATLLRKAREENKIVVLSVFVNPLQFGPNEDLDRYPRDIDRDENVAKENGVDYLFYPSVEEMYPAEQTTTVEVVKRTDVLCGQQRPGHFAGVATVLMKLFNITVPTRAYFGMKDAQQVAVIEGFVTDFNIPVTIVPVDIVREEDGLAKSSRNVYLSQDEREEALHLYRSLCIAKERIEAGERNPEIITNLVKDYIETHTKGTVDYADLYAYPSLTMVEKVEGRIILAIAVKFENVRLIDNITLTVK; encoded by the coding sequence ATGAAAATCGTAACTACAGTGCAAGATATGCAGCAAATTACAAGCGAACTTCGTGCAAGTGGAAAGAGTATTGGTTTTGTTCCAACAATGGGTTATTTACATGAAGGCCATGCTACTTTATTACGTAAGGCAAGAGAAGAAAATAAAATTGTAGTTTTAAGTGTATTTGTAAACCCGCTACAATTCGGCCCAAATGAAGATTTAGATCGATATCCTCGTGATATTGATAGAGATGAAAATGTAGCAAAAGAAAACGGTGTAGATTATTTATTTTATCCGAGTGTAGAAGAAATGTATCCAGCAGAACAAACAACAACAGTAGAAGTTGTGAAGCGCACGGACGTATTATGCGGTCAACAAAGACCTGGTCATTTCGCTGGTGTTGCAACTGTACTGATGAAACTATTTAATATTACGGTGCCAACGCGTGCTTATTTCGGTATGAAAGATGCTCAACAAGTTGCAGTAATTGAAGGATTTGTAACTGATTTCAATATTCCAGTTACAATCGTACCAGTTGATATTGTAAGGGAAGAAGATGGTTTAGCGAAAAGTTCTCGTAACGTGTACCTATCACAAGATGAACGTGAAGAAGCTCTTCATTTATACCGCAGCCTATGTATAGCGAAAGAAAGAATTGAGGCAGGTGAACGTAATCCGGAAATCATTACAAATCTTGTGAAAGATTATATTGAGACGCATACGAAAGGCACTGTAGATTATGCGGATTTATATGCATATCCGTCATTAACAATGGTAGAGAAAGTCGAAGGAAGAATCATTTTAGCTATTGCAGTTAAGTTTGAAAATGTAAGATTAATTGACAATATAACATTAACGGTTAAATAA
- the panD gene encoding aspartate 1-decarboxylase has product MFRTMMRAKLHRATVTEANLNYVGSITIDEDLMDAVNIVENEKVQIVNNNNGARLETYVIKGERGSGVVCLNGAAARLVQPGDKVIIICYGLVTEEEIHTQEPKIAVLDDNNQIIEMLGAEKAGTIL; this is encoded by the coding sequence ATGTTTCGCACAATGATGAGAGCAAAGTTACATCGTGCAACTGTAACGGAGGCAAATTTAAATTATGTAGGTAGTATTACAATTGATGAAGACTTAATGGATGCAGTAAATATTGTAGAAAACGAAAAAGTCCAAATTGTAAATAATAATAATGGTGCTCGCTTAGAGACATACGTTATTAAAGGGGAACGCGGTAGTGGTGTTGTTTGTTTAAACGGTGCTGCGGCAAGACTTGTACAACCAGGGGACAAAGTAATTATTATTTGTTATGGGCTAGTTACGGAAGAAGAGATTCATACACAAGAACCAAAAATTGCAGTACTAGACGATAATAATCAAATTATTGAAATGTTAGGTGCTGAAAAAGCGGGTACGATATTATAA
- a CDS encoding YpmA family protein: MDKKIEVLSTTRIKYSSDLYKIVDSLNRTLKEQDLMFGLALDEKDKETAVFTIYRT, encoded by the coding sequence ATGGATAAGAAAATCGAAGTACTATCAACGACGCGTATTAAATATTCGTCGGATTTGTATAAAATTGTTGATAGTTTAAATCGTACGTTAAAAGAGCAGGACCTCATGTTCGGACTAGCATTAGACGAAAAAGATAAAGAAACAGCTGTATTTACGATTTACAGAACGTAG
- a CDS encoding DUF5590 domain-containing protein yields MKKWIFAIIIVIVASGIYGAYVYNKAMGKKIPKESKFVEIAKEKAKLTKVKSVDYYNGKSAYIVVQGTDEKGEQLIVWVPEKKGDTVVRKKSEGISEKEAIQRTIEQVGNESKESKSKPKEIMKVKLGFENDVPLWEVTYIDDDNRYSYYYLEFKDGKFLRRYSIEK; encoded by the coding sequence ATGAAAAAGTGGATCTTTGCAATCATTATTGTTATCGTTGCTAGCGGAATATATGGGGCGTATGTTTATAATAAAGCGATGGGAAAGAAAATTCCAAAAGAGTCGAAATTTGTAGAAATTGCTAAAGAAAAAGCAAAGCTTACAAAGGTGAAATCTGTTGATTATTACAACGGAAAATCTGCATATATAGTCGTGCAAGGTACAGATGAAAAGGGAGAACAACTTATCGTTTGGGTGCCTGAGAAAAAAGGGGATACTGTAGTAAGGAAAAAGAGCGAAGGTATTTCTGAAAAAGAGGCTATACAAAGAACAATAGAGCAAGTCGGCAATGAAAGTAAGGAATCAAAAAGTAAGCCGAAAGAGATTATGAAAGTGAAATTAGGCTTTGAAAATGATGTACCACTATGGGAAGTTACATATATTGATGATGACAATCGTTATAGTTATTACTATCTTGAATTTAAAGATGGAAAATTTTTAAGACGATATAGCATTGAAAAATAG